TAACCCTGCAAAACCACAAGCAAcgtcaacatcaaacacacatacaaGACACACGCCAAGATCTAGAAGGCAGTCCAACGCTGACGTACTTCAGCGTGTCAGGGATGACCATGCGCTTGGTCCTGTCATACGGTGGTGGTGCGCCCTCGTATGCCTTAGCCTGGGCGTCGCCCTCGAGGCCACCAGCGGCCCCGGGCGCGGCATCCGGCGCAGACGACTAGCAGGCGAAGCTGAAGCTGCTGCATTGGGACAGTACGAACAGTGAGCCATATGCCTGGACCCTAAACCTTGAAGAAAGCAGTACAAAATTGCACTTCGTATAGGACTGTCATGCAGACCAAAGTAAGCATGAACCGAGTAGATCCCACTAGCATTATGCTTTCTAAAAGATTGCTCGACTAGCATTTTTAAAATTGTCGTGTTGTAGAAACTGAATTGAGGGTAGTGAAAAGGTCCAGAATGTATGAAGATAAGAAAGAAGTTCTTCCCTGGACTGGTTAGTTTTAGAAGCTCTAGCACAAAATCGACTCCAGGAAAGATCGACGATCCAATTCAAAGATGTAGAGAAAAGTAATACTTAAAAACAGGAAAATGTCTAAACAACAAGCTAGCTGCACgttatacagcgtcagcttatttcACTGCTCCATGGATGGAGCTTACAATACACTAACCACTTAGACGCACTAATGCAGATTAAAGGGATATGCATGTTTTGTGCCTGTTGCTTTAGGTAGATATATTCTGGATACCAATGTTTATCTCCTTAGACCATAGGCATTCCATCAAACTGGTATGTTACAACAGACTGAATAATTCAAGGAATCACCTAGTAGTGGCAAGAATATACAATTGTACAAATGCAGTGCAAGAAGACTAACTACACGACAGTAACTTCctagagcaggcaatgtaaaaagatGTGAATCTCAAATCTATAGCAGCTGCAGTGGTTCAATATAGTTTATGAAATATAATTTAAAGAGAGAGCAGACTGCCTTTATACGATTTTGGTTACTACCAATTGTCAGTACGATTGCATTAGTGCGTCAAGACGCTGAACAATTTATGCTATCGTTCCAATAGTTTATGCTACAAGCCAACAATATATAAGCCCGTGCCAGTGCTGCTGTTCCGCTGCTCTGCTCCTTGTGCTGCCGCCAGAGATCCCCCGATGGCCTAGAAGAAAAATACTGTTAACTGACAATTTCTCAATAAAGTATCTGTACAACAGCACAAGGTGGTTAACACAAAGGGGAAACAAAGAATTAACATGGCAGCAGAGCAAACCAATACAGCTTGCAACTAATAAGCACATGATATTGCTTGGCAAAAGAAGCCACCAGGATCCAAGTAGATCTGGATTTACAGGTGCAATCTTCAATAACTATTAAAGCCATAATTACCACTACAACGAACACAAACAGAATTATGTACAGATGGAGCAACGGAGTCTATCGACTTGCCCAAAAAGTACTTGCAAAAAAAGAAGGAACGCCAGTATCATGATCCATACAAAATAATCACTAGCATGGACCTAGCAGTAATCATCAGCATGCAACCCATCGCCTGACGCGACTGGGGAATCCAAAGCACTGTATCTAACAGGCAGTGCCTAAATCCACTCGAAAACAACGTAACTGCTAGAACCAAGAAGATCAAAGCACAGCGCGTACGGATGACATATCCTGCATCGGATAATGCTCAGGAGAGAACCTACTGCGAAGTTTAAACATGCAGCTAGGACGGGTGGCACAATGCTCGGGCAACTCACCCCGCAGGTGAACTTGAAGAAGACCCCGAGCTACTAATCGAGCGAGAAGAGGGGCTCACTGGTGTGCCCttgcttggcggcgacgtggaaggCATCGAGGTCGAGGCGGGAGCGAAGCTTGGCGGCCTCGAGGTCGTAGAGCGGGAGGAGGAGGTGCACGACCTCGAGCGCACCGGCCTCCGCCGCGACGTAGAGCGCGGACTCCTCGGCGACGGCCAGGAGGCGGCGCACGGCCTCGGCGTCCGCGGATCGGACGGTCGCGAAGAGCGCCTGGTGGGAGAGCGGCAGGAGATCCATCGTCGGGCGGGCGGCCAACCGGAGAGCCGGCACGGAGCTGACCAAATGGAACCCTAGCGCGTCGGCCGACCTGCTCGACTCGATCTGGGGCATAGGGTAGGGAGAGATGGTgaggggagggagggacgaggtcggCGGCGATGGTGAGGAGGGCTGCGAGGTCGGCGGTGGGTGGGAGCGGCGTGGAGAGAACTGGATCGGGGAAAGGAGGCCGGGGAGAGGAATGGatcgagggaggaggtggcggcggctgcgaGGACAGGAGGGGTGCGATGGGGGGGAGTCGATGGGATCTgacctagggtttgggctgcgggtgggggtATCTCTTTTTCATTTTATGTTCCTTTTTTTctgtagatggatggatggatggatggatgtgggatggagagatggatggatggatggatgggtgccatgtcatcgatccgtgggaagagTCCTGATTGGTCGAAAAAGCAGTGATTTAAAAAAGTGTCTAAGtactaaaaatagagggattttgtgaagtagctattcaaaatattttgcaaaatggcaccacacaaattttcactagagttagaccacattttatggataaggaccaatttCTATGCATTTttgatctttctagctatttttaatcattttctgagtgcctgaaaggaggttttttgtgaaggaactaccaaataattgttgcaaaattagaccaaatcaattttctaaaatactaggacatatttaatgcacaattaacagaatggttgggtgtaaaaagttttgatccacctcttgtgaaaaagacaaattttcgccaattcagttggaagcgggtcaaatttgaactacagctgcctcatagtttgctatttattttttacaaaaatcatttctaggtacataagtatctatttaatcagagaaacaccaaaagttttccaagattcaaccactagctaggaacggtcaagcccgccgttttgaccgcattttgaaacgggcataaaaaattcaaaaaaaatcaaaaaattgggaaaccttcgcattgtgtcatcatatgtggccaagttcctaggaaaaataacaaacttgtaatacggcaattattttaaaaaagtgttctcagaaacgagctatcacgtgtggagatcaatggctttaaagccaaaatgatcaatcttatggccacattcatggcatagtttgttcaaatgatctcatattgtgcacaagggtgcatattggaatggccaacaatgttgcctaaggaagttttcattttctttggacgaaaaaaccattttccatttttcgagtgcccaaaaggacgtttttttgtgaaggacctcccaaataattattgcaaaattggaccaaattttttttctaaaatactaggccatatttaatgcacaattgagaaaattgttgggtgtaaaaagttttgatccacctctcgtgaaaaagacaaatttccgccgattcagatggaagcgggtcaaatttgaactgcagctgcctcatagtttgctatttattttttccaaaaatcatttctaggtacataagtatctttttaatcagagaaacaccaacaaaattccaagattcaaccactagctaggaacggtcataccccccgttttgaccgcattttgaaacgggcataaaaaattcaaaaaaaatcaaaaaattgggaaaccttcgcattgtgtcatcatatgtggccaagttcctaggaaaataacaaacttgtaatacggcaattattttaaaaaagtgttctcagaaacgagttatcacgtgtggagatcaatggctttcaagccaaatgatcaatcttatggccacattcatggcatagtttgttcaaatgatctcatattgtgcacaagggtgcatattggaatggcaaacaatgtttcctaaggaagttttcattttctttggatgaaaaaaccattttccatttttcgagtgcccaaaaggaggtttttttgtgaaggacctcccaaataattattgcaaaattggaccaaatcatttttctaaaatactaggccatatttaatgcacaattgagaaaatggttgggtgtaaaaagttttgatccacctctcgtgaaaaagacaaatttccgccgattcagttggaagcgggtcaaatttgaactgcagctgcctcatagtttgctatttattttttccaaaaatcatttctaggtacataagtatctttttaatcagagaaacaccaacaaaattccaagattcaaccactagctaggaacggtcattcccgccgttttgaccgcattttgaaatgggcataaaaaattcaaaaaaattcaaaaaattgggaaaccttcgcattgtgtcatatatgtggccaagttcctaggaaaataacaaacttgtaatatggcaattattttaaaaaagtgttctcagaaacgagctatcacgtgtggagatcaatggctttcaagccaaatgatcaatcttatggccacattcatggcatagtttgttcaaatgatctcatattgtgcacaagggtgcatattggaatggcaaacaatgttgcctaaggaagttttctttttctttggacaaaaaaaccattttccatttttcgagtgcccaaaaggaggtttttttgtgaaggacctcccaaataattattgcaaaattggaccaaatcatttttctaaaatactatgccatatttaatgcacaattgagaaaatggttgggtgtaaaaagttttgatccacctctcgtgaaaaagacaaatttccgccgattcagttggaagcgggtcaaatttgaactgcagctgcctcatagtttgctatttattttttccaaaaatcatttctagttacataagtatctttttaattagagaaacaccaacaaaattccaagattcaaccactagctaggaacggtcattcccgccgttttgaccgcattttgaaacgggcataaaaaattaaaaaatatcaaaaaattgggaaaccttcgcattgtgtcatcatatgtggccatgttcctaggaaaaataacaaaattgtaatacggtaattattataaaaaagtgttctcagaaacgagctatcatgtgtggagatcaatggctttcaagccaaatgatcaatcttatggccacattcatggcatagtttgttccaatgatatcatattgtgcacaagagtgcatattggaatggcaaacaatgttgtctaaggaagttttcattttcgttggatgaaaaaaccattttccattttttgagtgcccgaaaggaggttttttttgtgaaggaactaccaaataattgttgcaaaattggaccaaataatttttataaaatactaggccatatttaatgcatagttgacaaaatggttgggtgtaaaattttttgatccacctctcgtgaaaaagacaaatttccgccgattcagttggaagcgggtcaaatttgaactgcagctgcctcatagtttgctatttatttttccaaaaatcatttctagttacataaggacctatttaatcataaatacatggtttggtggcgatacgtcgagggttgggcggtggccgagggccccaactctagagcgcgtaaactcgcatgcccgtcgcgtggtcaccgcgtgaccgtaatgttgccatgtgttctgggtggcctaggcatgtctagtgggttgggcactccccgggttggtgctaggaagaaaattacaatataagattctcacgaggagaccgatcgatgctcaaacatgaattagcagccaagtgtttgattagcggtacgggaaatgcacacggccaatgggcgtgagttttggctgaggatgatcatctactaaggagaatgtcttcacaaattttgagctcaaaaggaggatcctaggtggtacttgctttgcaaagtaccacgctggacaaaaatatgaatgttgaagctgggctcaaaataatgaatggagtgagctgaaattttgtggaggatggttatttaggcataggaaagcattgtagaaaattgataccatttggacatgccaaagtagtacttccttcacaatgctcttccatggacagaaacttgggaaaactagtgagagagattggatgaatgaaatgagctcaaaattggtgcaggtaagttacttaggtatagtcatgcgctggtaaattttcagatcatttgggtaagcctagctagtacttacttcacaaagcttctctcgaggtagaaactttggaaatttcccgagaaagatttactaggaaaattgagctgaatattatcatgtggcaatgatttgggtatggaagagtgcccgaaaagtttgagggtaataggacgggtctatataacacttgctttgcaacgtgccaatttggccataaaatataaattgaacctgggctcacatagatgatttgactgagctgcaatttggaggagggtgaaaatttgggcatatgaaggaactgtataaatttcatgtcatttagagatataaaaaaggtacttccttcacaatgcttctaggtggacaaaaactttggaaatttgccgaagaagatttgctaggcaaatggagctgaattttgtcatgcggtaatgatttggataggaaagagtgcccaaaaattccgagggcaatcaagaatatataaatagcacttccttcataaagtgttgttgtgaacagaataggaaaatgaatattgttgaattagttttgaactaggcaaggaaggatttttacatatttgatgaagatatgccccaaagaatttatgagatttttttgggaattttgggaatgatagaaatataggttgcttcacaacctagggaaaaaactgccacatggacatgacacataggcaaaactgatgagatggcgcctagtcatcacaatccACCACAATCtataaggctatgaccatctatattggtcattaacaactagaaataaggcagcggactagcactgtttgctttgtgaccatttcgtgtaaggaaattacgacctttctgaccaaaatggtcgcaatggtttagggtttggagccccctgaacagcttttgaccaattggtctaaaatggtcataaatttatgaccaattcttcgagggtcactgatagaaggtcataagttgacatatttcttgtagtgaggaaagaacttccagaggacgaagaagaggctcgacagatcgtccgtcgatctaaagctttcacagtcataaagggatagttgtatagagaaagcacgactggagtcagtcagaagtgtataacaccagaagaaggtcagataatccttgatgatatccactcggggacctgtggtcaccatgcgtcctctcggaccatcgcggccaaagcataccgagcgggtttttactggcccagggcaaacgaaatggcgaaagagatagtcgacaagtgtgaaggctgccagttctactccaacatgtcgcacaagccagcATTGGCTCTgaggaccattccactcgtctggcccttcgctgtttggggactggacatggttggcccactgagaacaggcaggagcggattcacacatgtgcttgtggcagtcgataagttcaccaaatggattgaagccaagcctatcaaaaatcttgatgctagcactgctatcagtttcatcagagagttgatattcagatatgcggtcccgcatagcatcatcactgacaatgggtcaaacttcgattcagacaagttcagagctttttgcgcctctcaaggcacacgagtcgactacgcgtcggtcgcgcatccccagtcgaatggacaagctgaaagagcaaatggtctgattctaaaAGGACCGAAGCcttgactgatgcgtgatctcaagcacgcagcaggcgcttgggtcgacgagcttccgtcagttttgtggggactgaggaccaccccgaaccggtcgactggaagaacgccattctttctggtttacggagccgaagccgtcctgccgagtAATCTACTTCACAACGtccccagagtcgagctttataacgaagacgaagcaaagcaagcccggcaagacgcagtcgacctcctagaagaggagagggaaatggctatgatcagatcgaccatctaccagcaaGACTTGTGTTgattccatgcaagaaatgtgaagagccgagccttccaagaaggagatttggtcctccgagtggaccaacagaaaccacacaaacttgctcctacttgggaaggcaccttcatcgtcaccagagtcctccacaatggagcatatcatctctacaatgttgatcgtcggatcgacgagccacgagcttggaatgcagaactactccgcccatttcacacttgaattctcactcggatgaggtgtaataagaaaaacttctgtagtttatttttatcaaagacaagagtgtcccaGTTCTTCCTGTAATTGCCGTCACTTTTGTTTGCATACAAATCCCCCAGCGGGTAGcttggctgcgaatccgtttcgcctaagtttgcaaaaatcctaccgagtggtgagccagactcccactcggaggcttagctacagcccagtgctcgcctaagtgtatgaaaatcctaccgagtggcgagccagactcccactcggaggcttagctgtagcccagtgctcgcctaagtgtataaaaatcctaccgagtggagagcaaacctcccactcggaggcttagctgcagcccagtgctcgcctaagaatataaaaatcctaccgagtggagagccagactcccactcgggggcttagctgcggcccagtgctcgcctaagtgtataaaaatcctaccgagtggagagcaaacctcccactcggaggcttagctgcagcccagtgctcgcctaagtatacaaaaatcctaccgagtggagagcaaacctcccactcgggggcttagctgcagtccaagtactcgcctaagtatataaaaatcctaccgagtggagagcaaacctcccactcggggcttagctgcagtccaagtactcgcctaagtatttgaaaatcctaccgagtggtgagccagactcccactcgggggcttagctgcagcccagtgctcgcctaagtatataaaaatcctaccgagtggagagcaaacctcccattcgggggcttNNNNNNNNNNNNNNNNNNNNNNNNNNNNNNNNNNNNNNNNNNNNNNNNNNNNNNNNNNNNNNNNNNNNNNNNNNNNNNNNNNNNNNNNNNNNNNNNNNNNNNNNNNNNNNNNNNNNNNNNNNNNNNNNNNNNNNNNNNNNNNNNNNNNNNNNNNNNNNNNNNNNNNNNNNNNNNNNNNNNNNNNNNNNNNNNNNNNNNNNNNNNNNNNNNNNNNNNNNNNNNNNNNNNNNNNNNNNNNNNNNNNNNNNNNNNNNNNNNNNNNNNNNNNNNNNNNNNNNNNNNNNNNNNNNNNNNNNNNNNNNNNNNNNNNNNNNNNNNNNNNNNNNTACCGAGCAGTGAGCCAGacccccactcggaggcttagctgcagcccagtgctcgcctaagtgtttgaaaatcctaccgagtggagagcaaacctcccactcgggggcttagttgcagtccaagtactcgcctaagtatataaaaatcctaccgagtggagagcaaacctcccactcgaggcttagctgcagcccagtgctcgcctaagtgtttgaaaatcctaccgagtggagagcaaacctcccactcgggggcttagctgcagtccaagtactc
The sequence above is a segment of the Triticum dicoccoides isolate Atlit2015 ecotype Zavitan chromosome 1A, WEW_v2.0, whole genome shotgun sequence genome. Coding sequences within it:
- the LOC119349832 gene encoding ankyrin repeat-containing protein At2g01680-like, producing MDLLPLSHQALFATVRSADAEAVRRLLAVAEESALYVAAEAGALEVVHLLLPLYDLEAAKLRSRLDLDAFHVAAKQGHTSEPLFSLD